A genomic stretch from Prochlorococcus marinus str. MIT 9312 includes:
- the rpsG gene encoding 30S ribosomal protein S7, with product MSRRNAAVKRPVLPDPQFNSRLASMMISRLMKHGKKSTAQRILSDAFSLISERTGGDAVELFETAVKNATPLVEVRARRVGGATYQVPMEVRQERGTAMALRWLVTFSRARNGKSMSQKLAGELMDAANETGSSVKKREDTHKMAEANKAFAHYRY from the coding sequence ATGTCACGTCGGAATGCAGCAGTAAAAAGACCAGTTCTACCTGATCCTCAATTTAATAGTCGTTTAGCTTCAATGATGATTTCTCGATTGATGAAACACGGTAAAAAATCTACAGCTCAAAGAATATTGTCTGATGCTTTTTCTTTAATAAGTGAGAGAACTGGAGGGGATGCAGTCGAATTATTTGAAACAGCGGTGAAAAATGCTACTCCCCTTGTTGAAGTAAGAGCTAGAAGAGTTGGTGGTGCAACTTACCAAGTGCCTATGGAAGTTCGCCAGGAAAGGGGCACAGCTATGGCATTAAGATGGCTTGTTACATTCTCTCGTGCACGAAATGGTAAAAGTATGTCCCAAAAACTAGCTGGTGAGTTGATGGATGCAGCGAATGAAACTGGTAGTTCAGTTAAAAAAAGAGAAGATACCCATAAAATGGCTGAAGCTAATAAAGCTTTTGCACATTACCGATATTAA
- the rpsL gene encoding 30S ribosomal protein S12, with product MPTISQLIGSERKRLTRKTKSPALKSCPERRGVCTRVYTSTPKKPNSALRKVARVRLTSGFEVTAYIPGIGHNLQEHSVVLLRGGRVKDLPGVRYHIIRGTLDTAGVKDRRQSRSKYGAKAPKD from the coding sequence ATGCCCACCATCTCACAATTAATAGGTTCAGAAAGAAAACGTCTGACTAGGAAAACAAAATCTCCTGCATTAAAATCCTGCCCTGAGAGAAGAGGGGTATGTACAAGAGTTTATACATCAACACCTAAAAAACCTAATTCAGCTTTAAGAAAAGTTGCAAGGGTAAGATTAACTTCTGGTTTTGAAGTGACAGCTTATATCCCTGGAATTGGGCATAATTTGCAAGAACACTCTGTAGTACTACTTAGGGGTGGAAGAGTTAAGGACTTACCAGGAGTCAGATATCATATAATAAGAGGAACTTTAGATACGGCTGGAGTCAAAGATAGACGTCAATCCAGATCTAAGTATGGAGCAAAAGCTCCAAAAGATTAA